The Camelina sativa cultivar DH55 chromosome 16, Cs, whole genome shotgun sequence sequence NNNNNNNNNNNNNNNNNNNNNNNNNNNNNNNNNNNNNNNNNNNNNNNNNNNNNNNNNNNNNNNNNNNNNNNNNNNNNNNNNNNNNNNNNNNNNNNNNNNNNNNNNNNNNNNNNNNNNNNNNNNNNNNNNNNNNNNNNNNNNNNNNNNNNNNNNNNNNNNNNNNNNNNNNNNNNNNNNNNNNNNNNNNNNNNNNNNNNNNNNNNNNNNNNNNNNNNNNNNNNNNNNNNNNNNNNNNNNNNNNNNNNNNNNNNNNNNNNNNNNNNNNNNNNNNNNNNNNNNNNNNNNNNNNNNNNNNNNNNNNNNNNNNNNNNNNNNNNNNNNNNNNNNNNNNNNNNNNNNNNNNNNNNNNNNNNNNNNNNNNNNNNNNNNNNNNNNNNNNNNNNNNNNNNNNNNNNNNNNNNNNNNNNNNNNNNNNNNNNNNNNNNNNNNNNNNNNNNNNNNNNNNNNNNNNNNNNNNNNNNNNNNNNNNNNNNNNNNNNNNNNNNNNNNNNNNNNNNNNNNNNNNNNNNNNNNNNNNNNNNNNNNNNNNNNNNNNNNNNNNNNNNNNNNNNNNNNNNNNNNNNNNNNNNNNNNNNNNNNNNNNNNNNNNNNNNNNNNNNNNNNNNNNNNNNNNNNNNNNNNNNNNNNNNNNNNNNNNNNNNNNNNNNNNNNNNNNNNNNNNNNNNNNNNNNNNNNNNNNNNNNNNNNNNNNNNNNNNNNNNNNNNNNNNNNNNNNNNNNNNNNNNNNNNNNNNNNNNNNNNNNNNNNNNNNNNNNNNNNNNNNNNNNNNNNNNNNNNNNNNNNNNNNNNNNNNNNNNNNNNNNNNNNNNNNNNNNNNNNNNNNNNNNNNNNNNNNNNNNNNNNNNNNNNNNNNNNNNNNNNNNNNNNNNNNNNNNNNNNNNNNNNNNNNNNNNNNNNNNNNNNNNNNNNNNNNNNNNNNNNNNNNNNNNNNNNNNNNNNNNNNNNNNNNNNNNNNNNNNNNNNNNNNNNNNNNNNNNNNNNNNNNNNNNNNNNNNNNNNNNNNNNNNNNNNNNNNNNNNNNNNNNNNNNNNNNNNNNNNNNNNNNNNNNNNNNNNNNNNNNNNNNNNNNNNNNNNNNNNNNNNNNNNNNNNNNNNNNNNNNNNNNNNNNNNNNNNNNNNNNNNNNNNNNNNNNNNNNNNNNNNNNNNNNNNNNNNNNNNNNNNNNNNNNNNNNNNNNNNNNNNNNNNNNNNNNNNNNNNNNNNNNNNNNNNNNNNNNNNNNNNNNNNNNNNNNNNNNNNNNNNNNNNNNNNNNNNNNNNNNNNNNNNNNNNNNNNNNNNNNNNNNNNNNNNNNNNNNNNNNNNNNNNNNNNNNNNNNNNNNNNNNNNNNNNNNNNNNNNNNNNNNNNNNNNNNNNNNNNNNNNNNNNNNNNNNNNNNNNNNNNNNNNNNNNNNNNNNNNNNNNNNNNNNNNNNNNNNNNNNNNNNNNNNNNNNNNNNNNNNNNNNNNNNNNNNNNNNNNNNNNNNNNNNNNNNNNNNNNNNNNNNNNNNNNNNNNNNNNNNNNNNNNNNNNNNNNNNNNNNNNNNNNNNNNNNNNNNNNNNNNNNNNNNNNNNNNNNNNNNNNNNNNNNNNNNNNNNNNNNNNNNNNNNNNNNNNNNNNNNNNNNNNNNNNNNNNNNNNNNNNNNNNNNNNNNNNNNNNNNNNNNNNNNNNNNNNNNNNNNNNNNNNNNNNNNNNNNNNNNNNNNNNNNNNNNNNNNNNNNNNNNNNNNNNNNNNNNNNNNNNNNNNNNNNNNNNNNNNNNNNNNNNNNNNNNNNNNNNNNNNNNNNNNNNNNNNNNNNNNNNNNNNNNNNNNNNNNNNNNNNNNNNCATAATTAACTAATAACTattacaaaatgtttttaaaaattacaaatcaaaatctattatTTCGATTATCCCATAACATATCAGCAATATTGTCTCGTATGTTTGCCATATATGGTCTATCTTCTCTCTCGACCTCATCTTGTTCATTTGAGTAATTTTGCTCGTTTTCTGTATGCACTTTTGAAGAATCTTCAAAGAAATCTGTATCCGAAAAATTCGAAACTCTAATAAAGTTGTGGAGTCCCATCGTGACGATAATTACTCTCTTTTGCACTTCCAAACCATATCTAGGATCATCCCTAAGAAtcctccacttcttcttccataCTCCAAATGTTTGTTCTATAATAGAACGTAAAGATGTATGAGATCTATTAAATAACTTTTCTTTATTCAGTGGCGGAAGaccattatattattatattatttcaataataatataattattgaaataaGATAAAGAAAGATATGTGTAATGCTAAATAAATTCAATTGCAAATAAAGTTAGGTGTATATTAAAAGTTACCCGTTTACGTATAGGAGGATCCATGTTTGCATTCATATTACGACCTTGTGATGACATATCTATAATCACAAACAATATTAAGTTAGTTAATAAATATAAGATCAAACTAAAAGTTAACTAAAAACAtcatatctatactaataaactAGCTCATCatccttaaaaaaattaactaataaattctcaaatatctactataaactaaactaaaaagaaaatgaggtgagaaaataaaacttacttaTGAATTTGAGATGAGATAAATGGTTGATTCAAAAGAGTTTTAGATTGAAGTGTACTGGTTCGACTTTAGTCTGGTCTGGAGTGTACTGGACAACCATTCACAATTTAAGAtgctaaattatatattatttctgCAGGAGTAGAATTTTCATACGACACGacactaaatttaaaattccaaaatgaaaaaaaaaaatgaaaaatatagagCAAGTCAGTGACAATGAGGTTGGTTGACAACTTCACATGATATAAACGGAACAAATTTTTCAATTGATTTAACTTTTGATTTAATGCCTTGTACAGAAAGAAACAACCATAtactttttattcaaataaaaaactacatttcaatttatttttttcaaactaaAGAGCGTAAAGATTTTCATATTTGTATACTTTGGTAATTTCCAACCTTTTCTTAATTTGCTATAACTATAAGTCATGTGCCATATAGATCCAGGGAAAACATTTATGGCGGCTGACTGAGAGAGGACGACGCATGTATCGGTTTTATCGGAAGGTGTAGAAACATGATACGACACGCCGCTAAATTCcagaaagcaaaacaaaaaaaatataaacatataaaatagaatatatagGGATTGGTTCGGTGTTTCTGAATCAAATCTCAAGATCTCAgcgaagaaggaagaaggaagaggaatgGATTCAGTGGAGAAGGGCTTGCTCGTGGTGAGGAGCCATGgagaagaagtaaacaagaaagATGGGTTTTTGCGGGAGATGCAGAGGCTTGGTTACATTGCTGGTCCGATGATTGCGATCAACTCGTCTATGTACGTTCTTCTTGTGATATCGACAATGATGGTTGGTCATCTCGGTGAGCTTTATCTCTCCAGCACCGCCATTGCCATTTCTTTCTGCAGCGTCACTGGTTTCAGCCTCGTCGTatgtctctctctcactctttcttGATCTGTTTCGTTTGATAAATTTGGTTATATGATTCTGATTTGTGATTTTTGTGGTGGTAAACTATACAGTTTGGATTGGCTAGTGCATTGGAGACTTTATGTGGTCAAGCTAATGGAGCTAAACAATTTGAGAAGCTTGGAGTTCATACTTACACAGGGATTGTCTCattgtttcttgtgtgtattcctttgtctcttctttgGAGTTACATGGGTGATATACTCTTTGCCATTGGACAAGACCCTATGGTTGCTCAAGAAGCTGGAAAGTTTGCAACTTGGCTCATACCTGCGCTCTTTGGTTATGCTACTTTGCAGCCGCTTGTTCGGTTTTTCCAAGCGCAGAGTCTGATTTTGCCGTTGATTATGAGTTCAATTTCTGCTGTCTGTGTCCACGTTGTCCTTTGCTGGAGTTTGGTCTTTAAGTTTGGGCTTGGGAGCCTCGGTGCAGCTATTGCGATTGGTGTTTCTTACTGGTTAAACGTGACTGTTCTTGGATTATACATGACGTTTTCTTCCAGCTGTAGCAAGAGCCGTGCTCCCATCTCCATGAGTTTGTTTGAAGGAATGGGAGAATTTTTTCGGTTTGGAATCCCATCTGCCTCTATGATTTGGTAATATAAACTTCTCTTCATGCctctttttgttggtttggttaCAGAGTTCTTGACAGTTGAGTCTTGACTTgagaatctttgttttcttttggtgttgAACTAGCCTGGAATGGTGGTCATTCGAGTTTTTAGTCATGCTTTCTGGGATATTACCAAATCCGAAGCTAGAAACCTCTATTCTCTCAGTGTGGTATGTTTTTGTATATCCTAATGACTTTGTTTTGGAATGGATTgttaacatatatacatacaactcagttgttttgtcttttctttaatagtctatcaacaATCTCCTCCTTGTACCAAATACCAGAGAGTCTAGGCGCAGCAGCAaggttctctcttttctcaattTCCCAATTTTGCAAAATTGGAGATATCTATCTTTGAAACCTAAAACCCTTCtctctgttgttgttggtgttgcaGTACAAGAGTTGCAAACGAGTTAGGAGCTGGAAACCCAAAACAAGCTCGAATGGCGGTTTATACAGTGATGGTTATAACAGGTGTAGAATCAATAATGGTGAGTGCAATAGTTTTTGCAGCAAGAAACGTATTTGGTTACCTATTCAGCTCTGAAATCGAAGTTGTGGATTATGTAAGATCAATGGCTCCGCTGGTTGCTTTATCTGTCATATTTGATGCCCTTCACGCAGTTCTTTCGGGTTAGAGTCTCCTTCTATAATGTTAAAAATTCATTAAGAAACTAGTTTTAAGGATCAACAATGTTTTAACTAAGGGGATTGACACTGCAGGTGTGGCTAGAGGATCAGGGAGGCAAGATATAGGGGCTTATGTAAACCTAGCAGCATACTATCTCTGCGGCATACCAACTGCTGTTTTATTAGCTTTTAGGTTTAAAATGGGAGGAAGAGGACTCTGGATTGGGATCACTGTTGGGTCCTTTGTGCAAGCTGTTTTGCTCGGTCTTATCGTAATCCTCACCAACTGGAAACAACAGGTTAGTAAAGTAATGTCCTTTGTACACATGTTGTTCTCATGTTTAATTCATTAGTAGGTTTGGAAAGTAAAAGCGAGAGTGATGTCGTATACACATGTTGATCCTATGGTTCAAATAGTAGGTTCTGGAAGTAAAAGTGAAAGTGATGtgttttttgatatatgtatgaattaatgatatttgtGTGCAGGCGAGAAAGGCTAGAGAAAGAGTTATGGGTGATGAGTTTGAAGAGAAAGATAATGAAGTGATCAGCTAAACTAATCAAAAGTTCAATCACCATCTTCTCCATTAAATGTCGTGTGTGtttatttgtgttgttgttttcaagTATAGTAATGAGGAATTGAATGTTCACATTAGTTTTGGCCTCTAGCGGTCGAGCCCTTTACGATTTGCTCCAAGTTATGGAGCTAAAAAAGAGCAAATAAATGTATAGGAGTGAGGAAACAATAAGAGTGGACTGATGATTAACTAAAagagcaaacaaacaaatcttttGATGCTAAAGAAATTCAAAAATGGGTTTcaaagataaacaagaagaatTTGTTTATCTAATGCctttgaagaggaagaaacaacCACATTCATATACAATCAACACTGAAATCAATTACTAAGGAAGTTTAGATGTCAATACATTTTCTAGTTCAAGTAATTTCAATAGATAGTTTCAAGCCAAGCATGATTTTGTTCTCAAATGCCACTTTCCTTATTTGCTATCATGGACCATATAGCTCCAGAGAAAATTTATGGTGGTTGAATAAGAGAGGAGGTTCGTACAAGCCTAGAAGGTGTAAACATAAATGATGGTATAGATAGGGAAGATTCATAGAAGATCAGGTTAAAAAATCCCTAAAGAAAGCTCAAGATCTCTCcagtgaagaaacaaaaacaagaaggaaGAGGAATGGATTCTGCAGAGAAGGGTCTGCTTGCAAAGAGCGACGAGGAAGAAgtcaagaagaaagatggtTATTTCCGGGAGATGAAGAGGCTTGGTTACATTGCTGGTCCGATGGTTGCAGTAAACTTGTCTATGGATTTTCTTCAAGTGATATCTATAGTGATGATTGGTCATCTCGGTGACGGTGAGCTTTTCCTTTCTAGCACCGCCATTGCTGTTTCTTTCTGCAGCGCCACCGGTTTCAGCCTTGTCGtaagtctttctctctctttatggtCATTGTTCTTCTTCGTTTGGAAGTTGCAGCCACCAAATGACCAACTGACTGCAACTTCCAAACTTACACAGATCCTCTCTGTTCTctttcttgaatcttgaattcTTGATTATGGGATTAGCTTATGATTCTgaattgtgattgtgattatCATTTTACAGTTTGGATTGGCTAGTGCAATGGAGACTTTATGTGGCCAAGCTTATGGAGCTAAACAGTATGAGAAACTTGGAGTACATACTTACACAACGATTCTCTCTTTGTATCTTGTGTGTATTCCTTTGTCTGTGCTATGGAGTTACATGGGTGCTATACTCTCTCTCATTGGACAAGATCCTCTGGTTGCTCAAGAAGCTGGGAAATTTGCAACTTGGCTCATACCTGCCCTCTTTGCTTACGCCACTTTACAGCCGCTTGTACAGTTTTTGCAAGCGCAGAGTCTGATTTTTCCGTTGATTATAAGCTCACTCTCTGCTGTCTGTGTCCACGTTTCCCTCTGCTGGAGTTTGGTCTTTAAGTTTGGGCTTGGGATCCGCGGTGCAGCTATAGCGATTGGGGTTTCTTACTGGGTAAACGTGGTTGTACTTGGATTATACATGAAGTTTTCTTCCAGCTGTAGCAAGAGCCGTGCAACTATCTCCATGAGTGTGTTCAAAGGAATGAAAGAGTTTTTCTGGCTTGGAATCCCATCTGCGTCGATGATTTGGTATAGAAACTTTTCTTTATTCctcttttggttggtttggtttcgtCACAGTGTTCTTGACATTTAACTTTGGTGTTGAACTAGCCTCGAGTGGTGGTCATTCGAATTTTTGGTCCTGCTCTCTGGGATTTTACCAAATTCAACGCTAGAAACCTCTGTTCTCTCAGTgtggtattttttttcttttttctttttcttttctatctttTAAAGACTTGGGTTTTGGAATGTAATAGTATCGTACAACTCAGTTgctctcttccttctttaaaGTCTATCGACAATATCCTTTGCATACCATATACCAGAGAGTCTCGGCGCAGCAGcaaggttcttttttttcttttcggttATGCAAAATGAGAGTTATCTatctaaaacctaaaaccctTATCTCTCTTGTGGTGGTTGTTGTAGTACAAGAGTTGCAAACGAGTTAGGAGCTGGAAATCCGAAACAAGCTCGGATGGCGGTTTACACAGTGATGGTTATAGCAGGTGTAGAATCAATACTGGTGAGTGCAATAGTCTTTGGTTCAAGAAATGTATTTGGTTACTTATTCAGCTCAGAAACCGAAGTTGTGGATTACGTAAGATCAATGGCCCCGCTGGTTTCTTTATTAGTAATATTTGATGCCCTCCACACGGTTCTTTCGGGTTAGATTCTCTCCTCCTATAATGTTAAAATCATGAATGAAGTTAACGTTTATAATTGATGTGTTATTAGTGGAaatgaaacatatataacagGTGTGGCTAGAGGAGCAGGGAGGCAAGATAAAGGGGCTTATGTAAACCTAGCAGCATACTATCTCTGTGGCACACCAACTGCTATCATATTAGCCTTTGGGTTTAAAATGAGAGGAAGAGGACTCTGGATTGGGATCACAGTTGGGTCCTTTGTTCAAGCTTTTTTGCTCGGTCTTATCGTTATGTTTACCAACTGGGAGCAAGAGGTTAGTTAAGTGAAAATGATTTAGtgaatttgtaaaaaatgaAAGTGATGTCTATTGATAATGCATGAATCATATGGGCAGGCGAAAAATGCAAGAGAAAGACTGATGGCTGAGGAGTTTGAAGATGAAAATAAGTGAAGAAgtacattattaaaaataaaataaataagtgaaGAACATGATAAGCCAAATCAATTTCTTCATTTAAAGCTTGTAATCAGTATGAgtttgttggtgttgttgttttatgaaacaaaacaaaaataaaattaatgcaTAATATTATTACAAGCGTACAACTATGATGATTTATGGGAAAGTGGAGGGAAAATAATAATCCCGTTACCcgttagaaaaatattttaataaaaactaaagaataTTAATGTGAtgcttctttatttttagtgtttctGTGTATTTAGTGTTTAATTGACAGTTGAACCATAAAGTTgctatagcaaaaaaaaaaaaatatatatatataaacttaaaagcAAAATTACGACCATTGAATTTTTCAACATTGAGCCATTATTTCGATTCAGATAGAATTTATGGCGGCTGAACGAGAGAGGTATAGAATCAAGATACGACACACAGAAGACAAGTCATAAAATATTACTAGTAGAACAAGTATATAAGATTGATTGTTGGGAGAATAGGTTAAAGATTCTCGTGATCtcaggggaagaagaagaagaagaagaagcagagagaatgGATTCGGTGGAGCAGGGCTTGCTTGTGANCTGTCAACTCAGTCCTCCTTGTACCAAATACCAGAGAGTCTTGGCGCAGCAGCAAGGTTCTTGCTCATTTCCCGTCTTTCTTCCATTTTTAGAAAGGGGAgttatatatcaaaaacataaaacccTTCTCTCTGACTTTTGTTGGTTGCAGTACAAGAGTTGCAAACGAGTTAGGGGCTGGAAAAGNGATGGTTGGTCATCTCGGTGAGCTTTATCTCTCAAGCACCGCCATTGCCTTTTCTTTCTGTAGCGTCACCGGTTTTAGTCTCGTCGTATGTCCCTCTTTCTTGatctgtttcttttgataagCTTAAGATTCTGAGTTGTGATCAATTATGTGACCATATATACAGTTTGGATTGGCTAGTGCGTTGGAGACTTTATGTGGTCAAGCTTATGGAGCTAAACAATTCGAAAAACTTGGAGTTCATACTTACACAGGGATCTTCTCTTTGTATCTTGTGTGTATTCCTTTGTCAGTTCTTTGGAGTTACATGGGTGATATACTTTCTCTTATTGGACAAGATCCTCTGGTGGCTCAACAAGCTGGAAAGTTTGCAACTTGGCTCATACCTGCGCTCTTTGGTTATGCTACTTTGCAGTCACTTGTTCGGTTTTACCAAGCGCAGAGTCTGATTTTGCCTTTGATTATGAGTTCAATATCTGCTCTTTGTGTCCATGTTGTTCTCTGCTGGAGTTTGGTCTTTAAGTTTGGTCTTGGGAGCCTCGGTGCAGCTATTGCGATTGGCGTCTCTTACTGGTTTAACGTGACTGTTCTTGGATTATACATGACGTTTTCTTCCAGCTGTAGCAAGACTCGTGCTCCCATCTCCATGAGTGTGTTTAAAGGAATGGGAGAGTTTTTCCGGTTTGGAATCCCATCTGCATCTATGATTTGGTAATATAAACTCCTCTTACCTCCTCTCTGTGTTTAGTCACAGAGTTGTTGACATTAGACTTGTCTTTAATCTCTTTAGTGTTATATTAGCCTCGAGTGGTGGTCATTCGAATTTCTTCTCTTACTCTCTGGGATTTTACCAAATCCTAAGCTAGAAGCCTCTGTTCTCTCAGTCTGGTATGTCCCTTTCATCTTCTAAATAATTAAGTTTGGAATGGACTGATCAGTTGCTTAANTTACCTATTCAGCTCTGAAATCGAAGTTGTGGATTATGTAAGATCAATGGCTCCGTTGGTTGCTTTATCGGTCATATTTGATGCCCTTCACGCAGTTCTTTCGGGTTAGAGTCTCCTTCTATAATGTTAAAATCATTAAGAGACTAATTACAGGATTAACAATGTGTTTGGAATTGTAGGTGTAGCTAGAGGATCAGGGAGACAAGATATAGGGGCTTATGTAAATCTAGCAGCATACTATCTCTGTGGTATACCAACTGCTATTCTATTAGCGTTTAGGTTTAAAATGGGAGGAAGAGGACTCTGGATTGGGATCACAGTTGGGTCCTTTGTACAAGCGGTTTTGCTCGGTCTTATCGTCATCCTCACCAACTGGAAACAACAGGTTAGTAAAGTGAAAGTAATGATGTTCTTTATTTagtatgtttgattttgaggaaaaaaaaaattgattagtaCATTTTCAGAAAGTGAAACTGATGTCTATATGAATGGTATGAGCAGGCGGGAAAAGCGAGGCTGAGAGTGATGGGTGGCGAGTTTAATGAGAAAGATAGTGAAGAACATGAGGAGATCAGCTAAATCAATAGACTGACAATCATGTCGTCGCCATTAAATGTTGAGCTTTAATTAGTTCGATATATGTGGTGTACTGGTGTTGTTGTtatagtgatgatgaagaattgATTGTGAGTTTCGGCCTCTACTGTCTTTGATGTCCACACTACttataaaaagttaataatCATTTATCATATCGAAAACAAATAATCTAACAATTGCTCATAAAAATCTGACTAATATATAAGATTAGAAATcaatataatcaaataaaccTACTTTTGCCGACAAGCAATGGTATGTAACAGTCTTGATCTCTACCTCTTCTATGTCATAATTAACTCATAAGTCATACACCTTTTTTTTGTCGAACaaccccatatattaagttatcggaaGAGACTCTCTGCGTTAGAGAGCCAAGAAGAGACCGATGtgcttacatgggaaaaacagaaacctcgtactcttgcacatttcgcaagtttGTCAGCACGGATGTTATCTTCCCTAGGAATATGTCTTAAGCTAAAACTAGCTAAACAATCTCTAAAGTGAATAAAATTcctcaattctgatgaaaaatTCGGCCAATCTTCTACATTGGATGTCATTGTTAGTAAGTCTGCACAATCTATCGCAAAGAGTGCTCTATCCAAGCCCAAGGTCAGTAAGCATTCCATAGCCCAAATGAGGGTGTCGAGCTCTGCGTGTAGAGGAGAAAGACTTTTCCGCGATCTTTTTAACCCCATATTCAATATCCTATCCCCAATGGACGCTATCCAGCCGTGACCGCTCCTATCCATGTCTGTGTGCCAAGATCCGTCAATATAGCAAATAACGGTGTCCTGTGGGAGGGGAGTCGGGGATATCCTGGCTTCATCTATCCCACACACCAGGTCTTTCGTATTGGCTCTTCTccaaacctcttcttctttgatagcTTTTTCCAACGTGTCTTGCAGGGGCtcagagatattttcaaacactttcttatttcttgcctTCCACATGTACCACATCATCCAAGGAAATGGCCTCAAGTGTTCAACGAGGTTACCGACGTCTCTATCTCTCCCATATAGAAAATCAAGGTTACTATATAGGGAAGGTGAAGGGAACACCAAAGGATGGGAGGGTATAGTTGATAATGCCCACACCTGGCGTGCTGGAGGACATTCAAATAGCATGTAGTTGATAGTTTCCTCCTCTCCTCCACATCTAGGGCAACCCTTGTCTCTACCAATATGTTGATGATGTAAGCGTTGGCAAACGGCCACGCATCCAGTCACACATTGCCACACGAAGTGCTTCAGCTttcgtgatgtttttaacttccatgcttgcGCCTTGAGTGTTGTAACGCTAGGGCTCTGAACAGGGAGGTCACAAGCAGGGCGAGAGATAGCTCTCACGGCTTCATATCCAGACTTAACCGTATAATTTCCTGACTTTGTCAAGGTCCAGGAATACCCGTCTCGCGAGGCTTGTAAACTCAGTTTGATCCCCATGATAAGGGTAATTTCGGAGGGAAGAGTTCCCGAAGACGCTCCACTTTCCATTGTTTAATGTTAAAATCAATCAGTGTGTCAACACACATCATAGGATCTCTCGCATGCTATAGCCCTAGTGGTGATCGGGCCGGTGAATCTGGGATCCATGGTTCAGTCCAAACGAACGTGTTGAATCCTGAACTGATGGTCTTCTGGATGCCATACGATAAGACTTGCTTTGCCGCCAACATGCTCCTCCATCCATAGGATGGTCTGTTTGATACTTGTGTCTCCAATGGATTGCAGTAGCGGTAGTATCTCCCTTTGAGGACTCGACTAAGAAGAGTATATGGGTATCGCAACAGCCTCCAAAGATGCTTTGCCAACAGGGCAAGATTGAACTCTTCTCGTGTCCGGAAGCCTAGCCCGCCTTCCGATATATCATTACACATCTGTTCCCAAGAAAGCCAGTGTAATCCTTTACTCTCAGCCTTGttgctccaccagaaattgGCAATAACACTATTTAATTTTGAGCAAATggcttttggtaagagaaaacacGATATGACATATGTCGGAATTGCTTGCGCCACTGATTTTATCAGGATTTCTTTTCCTCAATGACGATGACAACAGGGAGGATTCCCTGCTTCGGGGGTGGTATGTCGTGTTAGTCTCTCCGACACGATGCCACACCGTGTTGCGGTTCATCTCCGAAGGAGGGATTTCTCTGGACTGGTACAGGTTCCTTTCCACCTGAGGTGAGTCAGATGGAGTGTCTCGTGCCTCTAGTTGAGATCTTGTGCGGTAATCATTGGCTGGTCCTGCAGAGATCTCTGAGGCGTGATGGTTCCGGCGGCGACCATCACTGTTTCGCACCTCCTCCCGGTGGGTCCTATCACTCCTATCAACCGGAGCTCTTCGAGTGTCCAATCTACCGGGCAACTCAGCTGCTCTTCGTTCCTTATTAAGTTGTCTTTGGTGGTCTGACAGTTGGggacaatctctctcttcatggGAGATTAAGTGGCAAGTAAAGCAATACTGAAACAGTTTCTCATAAACAAGTGAGACCGTTACTTCTTCTCCATCGTCCGTCACCACTCGCTTAGTAAACTTTAATGGTTTAGTAACGTTTACAGCCACCAAAACTCTAGCATTCGTGGTATCAACCTCGGAGACATGGCCAAGAGAAGCCCCTATACCTCTGAAAGCTTCATCCACCCAACATCGAAGGGGAAGATCTTGTATCTTAACCCAAAAGTTAACAAAGCACAGGAGATTTTCCTGGAAATTGAGTTCCCATCGTTCTAGCGAGAAAGTCCATTTGTTGAAGTGACAAGGCCTT is a genomic window containing:
- the LOC104750961 gene encoding protein DETOXIFICATION 14-like → MDSVEKGLLVVRSHGEEVNKKDGFLREMQRLGYIAGPMIAINSSMYVLLVISTMMVGHLGELYLSSTAIAISFCSVTGFSLVFGLASALETLCGQANGAKQFEKLGVHTYTGIVSLFLVCIPLSLLWSYMGDILFAIGQDPMVAQEAGKFATWLIPALFGYATLQPLVRFFQAQSLILPLIMSSISAVCVHVVLCWSLVFKFGLGSLGAAIAIGVSYWLNVTVLGLYMTFSSSCSKSRAPISMSLFEGMGEFFRFGIPSASMICLEWWSFEFLVMLSGILPNPKLETSILSVCLSTISSLYQIPESLGAAASTRVANELGAGNPKQARMAVYTVMVITGVESIMVSAIVFAARNVFGYLFSSEIEVVDYVRSMAPLVALSVIFDALHAVLSGVARGSGRQDIGAYVNLAAYYLCGIPTAVLLAFRFKMGGRGLWIGITVGSFVQAVLLGLIVILTNWKQQARKARERVMGDEFEEKDNEVIS
- the LOC104750960 gene encoding protein DETOXIFICATION 14-like isoform X1; the encoded protein is MDSAEKGLLAKSDEEEVKKKDGYFREMKRLGYIAGPMVAVNLSMDFLQVISIVMIGHLGDGELFLSSTAIAVSFCSATGFSLVFGLASAMETLCGQAYGAKQYEKLGVHTYTTILSLYLVCIPLSVLWSYMGAILSLIGQDPLVAQEAGKFATWLIPALFAYATLQPLVQFLQAQSLIFPLIISSLSAVCVHVSLCWSLVFKFGLGIRGAAIAIGVSYWVNVVVLGLYMKFSSSCSKSRATISMSVFKGMKEFFWLGIPSASMICLEWWSFEFLVLLSGILPNSTLETSVLSVCLSTISFAYHIPESLGAAASTRVANELGAGNPKQARMAVYTVMVIAGVESILVSAIVFGSRNVFGYLFSSETEVVDYVRSMAPLVSLLVIFDALHTVLSGVARGAGRQDKGAYVNLAAYYLCGTPTAIILAFGFKMRGRGLWIGITVGSFVQAFLLGLIVMFTNWEQEAKNARERLMAEEFEDENK
- the LOC104750960 gene encoding protein DETOXIFICATION 14-like isoform X2 — protein: MDSAEKGLLAKSDEEEVKKKDGYFREMKRLGYIAGPMVAVNLSMDFLQVISIVMIGHLGDGELFLSSTAIAVSFCSATGFSLVFGLASAMETLCGQAYGAKQYEKLGVHTYTTILSLYLVCIPLSVLWSYMGAILSLIGQDPLVAQEAGKFATWLIPALFAYATLQPLVQFLQAQSLIFPLIISSLSAVCVHVSLCWSLVFKFGLGIRGAAIAIGVSYWVNVVVLGLYMKFSSSCSKSRATISMSVFKGMKEFFWLGIPSASMICLEWWSFEFLVLLSGILPNSTLETSVLSVCTRVANELGAGNPKQARMAVYTVMVIAGVESILVSAIVFGSRNVFGYLFSSETEVVDYVRSMAPLVSLLVIFDALHTVLSGVARGAGRQDKGAYVNLAAYYLCGTPTAIILAFGFKMRGRGLWIGITVGSFVQAFLLGLIVMFTNWEQEAKNARERLMAEEFEDENK
- the LOC104753772 gene encoding protein DETOXIFICATION 14-like, which codes for MVGHLGELYLSSTAIAFSFCSVTGFSLVFGLASALETLCGQAYGAKQFEKLGVHTYTGIFSLYLVCIPLSVLWSYMGDILSLIGQDPLVAQQAGKFATWLIPALFGYATLQSLVRFYQAQSLILPLIMSSISALCVHVVLCWSLVFKFGLGSLGAAIAIGVSYWFNVTVLGLYMTFSSSCSKTRAPISMSVFKGMGEFFRFGIPSASMICLEWWSFEFLLLLSGILPNPKLEASVLSVWYVPFIFFSSEIEVVDYVRSMAPLVALSVIFDALHAVLSGVARGSGRQDIGAYVNLAAYYLCGIPTAILLAFRFKMGGRGLWIGITVGSFVQAVLLGLIVILTNWKQQAGKARLRVMGGEFNEKDSEEHEEIS